The nucleotide window TTTTATATAGAAATTTTTTAATTTAAAGGAGATCATTTTTTACTCTTATGGCTACAACACGTTCTTTTCCTCCCGGCATCATCCTGCTTACCTGGATGCTGGCAGGCACCCTCGATCTGCTTAGCGCCTGTGTCCAGTTTGTACTGGTAACCGGCAAAAGTTTTGTCAACGTACTCCTGTTTGTTGCAAGCGGCGCATTTGGTAAGGAAGCCTTCAGCGGCAACCCGGCCATGCCGTGGTGGGGAGTGTTTTTTCACTATTCCTTTGCGCTCTTCTTTACCCTGCTTTTCTTTTTTCTGTATCCCCGTATACCGGAAATGCGGAAAATACCTTCCGTAACCGGGCTGATATACGGCATCTTCGCCTGGATCGTGATGAACCTGCTGGTGATTCCTGTCAGCAGTATTCCCCACGGACCTTTCCGTTTAGCCAATACCGTTATTGGCATGTGTATTATCATGGTGATGATCGGCCTTCCTATGGGGCTGATGGCAGGGAAGTATTACAAAAAGATTTAGAGATTTAGTTATTTAGGAATTTAGTTATTTGAGTTCAATCCCTAAATAACTAAATTCCTAAATAACTAAATCTCTAAATAAAAAAGGGCGGGCGCTATCAAGATATAAGCCCGCCCCAGCACATCTCAACAAATTGCAAGATGTTGTACCTGTTTATCAACCGTTAACTTAAATGATGTGAACAGAATATAATATCGTCAACCGGCGACCGGTCGCCGGAATAAGGTCTTTTATCATTAAATAAACATGAAAGCCGGGTAAAACAAGACAATTAAGCAGTGATCATGAATGCCCTGGTCCGGATTTTCACAGGTAACCTAATTAACAGAACAAGGGAACAAAATGTTCAGCAACTGTTCAAATCATGCCCTTAATATCCGTAAATTAGCCTCTGCAATGCAGGCAATCGAGTTCATAGATCAGCAATATTTCTCCGGCCAGTACCGATATATCAGCCCTTCGGCCGACCTGGCACCTCATGTGGTGTACTACTGGCTGCTGGACCTGCGCAAGCCTGTCCCCGACAATGAAGAGTTCCGGGAACTGCTCATGGCCAACATGAATTCCTCGCTGGTGTTAAATATGGGCGCCCCTTTTGAAATATGTAATGCCGAAGGACAACTACTGCACAGTTGCCGTGGCAGCGAGTTAATAGGATACCAAACAACGCCCGTATCCTACCGGCATCATCCCAACAATTTCCTGGCCGGCATTAAGTTCAAACCGGCATCTCTCAATTATCTCTTCCATGTGAAAGGTGCAGACATGCACCGCCAGACACTTTCAGCCCATGATGTCATGTCGCAGGTACCGGCACTGGAATCTGCCGTATACGATGCCACCAGCCTGGACACCATCAAGTCACT belongs to Chitinophaga sp. HK235 and includes:
- a CDS encoding helix-turn-helix domain-containing protein, translated to MQAIEFIDQQYFSGQYRYISPSADLAPHVVYYWLLDLRKPVPDNEEFRELLMANMNSSLVLNMGAPFEICNAEGQLLHSCRGSELIGYQTTPVSYRHHPNNFLAGIKFKPASLNYLFHVKGADMHRQTLSAHDVMSQVPALESAVYDATSLDTIKSLLENFLRRYAIQATDNHRFACILQSLNGPALQQSGFQLKKLAGLLYVSPRTLERYFSEALNISPKKCLSILRFRQAAEQYTRLGYKADWEELGYHDFSHFRKEWHKWSVTLSEETI